A portion of the Betta splendens chromosome 2, fBetSpl5.4, whole genome shotgun sequence genome contains these proteins:
- the LOC114866532 gene encoding NLR family CARD domain-containing protein 3-like translates to MIKTNFGYSLLQRVNQHSSEFPSSEFVQQNLEENVNDCQHNSCQAELKSQLKQKFQCVFEGIAESGNPVPLNQIYTELYITEGKTGEVKDEHEIRCIETASRNQYKAEPTIRPEDIFKGSAGRHGAIRTVMTKGVAGIGKTVLTQKFTLDWAEDKANQDIHFTFPFTFRELNVLKEEKFSLVELVHHFFTETKAAGICSFDQFQVVFILDGLDECRLPLDFNKTKTLTDVTESTSVDVLLTNLIRGNLLPSARLWITTRPAAANQIPPGCVDMVTEVRGFTDPQKDEYFRKRFTDEQQATTIISHIKTSRSLHIMCHIPVFCWITATVLEDVLKTREGGELPKTLTEMYIHFLVVQTKVKNIKYDEGAETDPHWSPKSKKMIESLGKLAFEQLQKGNLIFYESDLTECGIDIKAASVYSGVLTQIFKEERGLYQHKVFCFVHLSVQEFLAALHVHLTFINSGVNLLSQQQSTCCWFKVFRAKAIHFYQSAVDKALRSPNGHLDLFLRFLLGFSLQANQTAMKGLVKNTKHDSNTNQKIVQYIKKKISESPSVEKSINLFHCLNELNDCSLVEEIQQYLESESVSTNKLSPAQWSALFFMVVSSGKDLDVFKPLKYSSSFLEKDLVFVLGVVKDFKKADLTLCNLSERSCEALSSVLSSQSSSLIELDLSNNNLQDSGVKLLCDGLKSPHCKLETLRLSGCLITEEGCASLASALSSNPSHLRELDLSFNHLGDLGEKLLSPGLKDPHWRLDTLRVEPGGDQWMRPGLSKYFCQLTIDTNTVNGGVKLSDNNRKVTYVKKDQSYPDHPDRFKQLRYLLCSNELTGRCYWEVEWKGGVDVSVSYRGIRRKGDSKNHWFGGNNQSWTFIHCDESGFFVRHNNKRIPISSSVSHRVSVYVDYPAGSLSFYSVSSDELIHIYTFNTTFTEPLYPGFAVWWSGASLSLCDV, encoded by the exons ATGATAAAAACTAATTTTGGTTATTCTTTACTCCAAAGAGTGAACCAGCACAGCTCAGAGTTTCCCAGTAGTGAGTTTGTCCAACAAAACCTGGAGGAGAATGTGAATGACTGTCAGCACAACA GTTGTCAAGCGGAACTAAAatctcagctgaagcagaagttccagtgtgtgtttgaaggcatcgctgAATCAGGAAACCCAGTccctctgaaccagatctacacagagctctacatcacagagggaaagACTGGAGAGGTCAAGGATGAACATGAGATCAGATGcattgaaacagcctccaggaatcAATACAAAGCAGAACCAaccatcagaccagaagacatatttaaaggctcagctggaagacatggagccatcagaacagtgatgacaaagggagtggctggcattgggaaaacagtcctaacacagaagttcactctggactgggctgaagacaaagccaaccaggacatacacttcacatttccattcaccttcagagagctgaatgtgctgaaagaggaaaagttcagcttggtggaacttgttcatcacttcttcactgaaaccaaagcagcaggaatctgcagctttgaccagttccaggttgttttcatcttggacggtctggatgagtgtcgacttcctctggacttcaacaaaactaaaaccctgactgatgtcacagagtccacctcagtggatgtgctgctgacaaacctgatcagggggaacctgcttccctctgctcgcctctggatcaccacacgacctgcagcagccaatcagatccctcctggctgtgtggacatggtgacagaggtcagagggttcactgacccacagaaggacgagtacttcaggaagaggttcacagatgagcagcaggccacaaccatcatctcccacatcaagacgtcacgaagcctccacatcatgtgccacatcccagtcttctgctggatcactgctacggttctggaggacgtgttgaaaaccagagagggaggagagcttcccaagaccctgactgagatgtacatccacttcctggtggttcagaccaaagtgaagaacatcaagtacgatgaaggagctgagacagatccacactggagtccaAAGAGCAAgaagatgattgagtctcttggaaaactggcttttgagcagctgcagaaaggaaacctgatcttctatgagtcagacctgacagagtgtggcatcgatatcaaagcagcctcagtttactcaggagttTTGACACAGATCTttaaggaggagagaggactgtaccagcacaaggtgttctgcttcgtccatctgagtgttcaggagtttttggctgctcttcatgtccatctgaccttcatcaactctggagtcaatcTGCTGTCACAACAACAGTCAACTTGCTGTTGGTTTAAAGTGTTCAGAGCAAAAGCAATACATTTCTATCAAAGTGCTGTGGACAAGGCCTTACGGAGCCCAAACGGACACCTAGACCTGTTCCTCCGCTTTCTCTTGGGTTTTTCACTGCAAGCAAATCAGACTGCCATGAAAGGCCTagttaaaaatacaaaacatgacTCAAATACAAATCAGAAAATTGTTCAGTACATCAAGAAGAAGATCTCAGAGTCTCCCTCTgtagagaaaagcatcaacctgttccactgtctgaatgaactgaatgattgttctctagtggaGGAGATCCAACAGTACCTGGAGTCAGAAAGTGTCTCCACaaataaactgtctcctgctcagtgGTCAGCGCTGTTCTTCATGGTGGTGTCATCGGGGAAAGACCTAGATGTGTTTAAGCCACTGAAATACTCATCAAGCTTTTTAGAGAAGGAtcttgtgtttgtgctgggaGTGGTCAAAGATTTCAAGAAAGCTGA CCTGACTTTGTGTAatctgtcagagagaagctgtgaagctctgtcctcagttctcagctctcagtcctctagtctaattgaactggacctgagtaacaacaacctgcaggattcaggagtgaagctactgtgtgatggactgaagagCCCTCATTGtaaactggagactctcag gctgtcaggttgtctgatcacagaggaaggctgtgcttctctggcctcagctctgagctccaacccctcccatctgagagaactggacctgagcttcaATCATCTAGGAGACTTAGGAGAGAAGTTGTTGTCTCCTGGACtaaaggatccacactggagactggacactctcag ggtggagcctggtggagacCAATGGATGAGACCAGGTCtaagcaagt atttctgtcaactcacaatcgacacaaacacagtgaacggaGGAGTaaaactgtctgacaacaacaggaaggtgacataTGTGAAGAAAGATCAGTcttatcctgatcatccagacagatttaaGCAGCTGCGTTACTTGCTGTGTAGTAATGaactgactggtcgctgttactgggaggttgagtggaaaGGAGGGGTAGatgtatcagtgagttacagaggaatcagaaggaaaggagacagtAAAAACCATTGGTTTGGAGGAAACAATCAGTCCTGGACCTTCATTCATTGTGATGAGAGTGGTTTTTttgtcagacacaataacaagCGAATACCCATCTcgtcctctgtgtctcacagagtctcagtgtatgtggactatCCTGCTGGTTCGCTGTCCTTTTAcagtgtctcctctgatgaATTGATCCACATttac